The genomic region TGGCCACTATCTGTAGTCTCCTAGTAGTTGTCACTTTGTACCATACTCTATGTCTTACAGAACTAGAAATATGACATGTAATAGAAACAGCTTCTCCTAGCgctgctgactggaaagaaacaGGTTGAAGGACGTCACTTAACTGTGCTTCacctaaaacaaacaaaataaacaggaaTGAGTCTCTTTTGTgtgcacataaaacacattcacaagAAGAATTATTAGTTacttacacacagagcagagcaggaaaaCATTTAACAGGCTCAGCATCAACTTCTCCATCTTCTCCACATGCACTTGTGACTTGCTGAGTGACTGTGGCAGCAGTGTGAACAAATTCACCATGCACATCCAACCATGTCACATCTGCCAGGCATGTGATTGGTTCATCGCATTCAACTTGGTTTACCTGATTGGCTGCTTAGTAAATCAAATAATTTGGTGTGTAGCAAAAGTAGCAACAAAAAAAGCTTACATCACATTTTTTGTGGTTAACACTAACGTAGCTTTTCTTAGAAACTGCTCATGTTTTTAGAATGTTTGACATCATGTGGCATTGTATGTCGGTCCTCTACTTTCACATTTGCCAGCAGAGTCTATATTGTATGTTGTAAACTGATAATACAAGATGAATGACGGTAGCacagcatatactgtatgagtaaaaaaaaaagaaatataataacGTGAAAGTAGCAGAATGCAAGGTTTACTACTACTAACTAAATATCCAGTTTTACAGGAAGGGACAACGCTCAAAACATTCACTTAAAATATATCATTACAATATTGTCACAGATTACATAAAATTAGCAAACATGGACACACTGTGTATCaatgtttaaataaacataGCTGTAACAAAGTTATTTCACTGTTTGTCTCTTTACACAGTGTCATTGTTGTCGTCAGTGTCAATTGAATTTACATTGAATTCAGATATCAACAAAAGaaattcagctacacaaacatgttaaaccaatatataaaacatttgtatttgtatatttttagaTGATATCCATCTCAAACCTTGAGTACATTTTAGGAATGCCTTCAGTCACCTGCATACACAATCGCATGTAATTTCAGTGTTGAGATGATGGGATAGGATGATTTTAAGCTATCGATAAGATTGGATTTAGAAAATATCACAAGAGGTTGATAATGGTAGTAATGTGCTTTCTCATCAAACACCTTCCCTTaactgtctttcctttcttgttcATCCGACCAGTAAAGCAGTGACAATACCTCGGACACATGCTGTGATCTACTGAAAGTCCTAGAGGTGTAGAGAagttatatatgttttttccGAAACCAATTGACGACATCCTGCTTGAAACTACAGTACTGACACACAGAGTAAAAGGTCCTGAACAACCACATGACCAAACTCCACCAATGAATAAGTCCTCTTCTTTCTACTGCCGACCACAAGAAAGGTGTGGCCTGTTTCTGTGATGAGGTGTAACACTTCGTCATGAAAGACACACAACCTGAGCCCATATGAACATATGATACTACAAACGTATATTTGTACTGTAAATGATATAGGGGTGTTGGTATTATGCTAATCAATAGAAAATCTAGAATATAATTATTATGTTGCACATGCTACCTGATTCTACTTAAAAGTAACATTTCCACGTGTGGTCACAATCTCTACAAAACgtttctcttttcatgtgcttatgactgagctcttttaaagcactgtacattttaatctttcattgcactgtatgttcttttaatgcttttaatgcaaatcattattttatgctgcactcatattttatgctctattttagtctagattttttattttatttctctctttctatttttctatactgtcttatttttattgcaattgggttctttttttaattgtatgttttaatgtttccaatttctACTATAATTGGgtttctttaattattattttttaattgtatgttttttttgcttacaattcttactgttaaatgtttgtttgtatgtaaagcacattgagttgcccctgtgtatgaaatgtgctatataaataaagctgccttgcctttgCTTCATCTCCTGATTTAAGCACAGAGGTGAAGGAAGTGGCAGAGGCCAGCAACGTCAAATGTAGGTCATAGAAAGGAAGCTAAAGATAATCTAACTGACATCTTACTGTGTCTTTATAGATAACGTGGACATGGTGCATGGTATTGTATCACACCTTTAGTATTTGTCTGGTATTTTTGTGGTTGGGACAGAACAATGGCTAGGATTAGGAGGAATCTACTACCTTGTACCTGCAACTGTGGCTGCTTGAAGGCTGAACTAATTATATACAGGTTTATTTTTGATTCACAATGATTCACACAAGTGCAGCCATGAGTATATGCATCACAGTACAATACATTAACCAAAAATAAATCACACTAAGTGGGCCAACATTTTTGTAGGTTGTCTTTAGTTTCACTGATTAAGGTTTCATCTATTTAAGCTTTTGTTCTACCTGTAAGTGACACAATAGTTTGGTAAAGACTCGGCATGCTGTGTCAGCTGACAGTTCTCTGTAATAATCGTACAAAGacttttcatttcttctatGACAAATGCAGTACTTGTCTCACCACCTTTAAATTCAACCATCCCAGTTAGTAATTCTGCTTTACTCCTCATGTTGTTCATCATTGTGCAGCATCCATTAGTCATTTGACACTTGACTGTATGCTGAGACCCGAAGTGACAGTTTGCcgttactgtactgtatttactGACTTTAAAGTAGTCCctctatatatttatgtttaaatacTTAGAAATATAGTAActagtttattttcattcatcatgCAAAATATGCTAAAAGAATAAGACCATTAAACAAATCAATTGTGATTGTAGAGTTCAACCAGTCAGGTGCAGTAAAGGTTTACATTGATGCCTCAGTGAAGGAGAAAACTTGGCACTTATCTTCTATACTTGAAAGCGATCACatcaaatgtagttttaattctttaattcttcattctttcccttctttcacTTGTCAGGACTATATCTGTACATGCTTTTGACAGTACGTGACATCAGAATAAACTACACTGTCTTCATTGTGTTCGACTGGAGCTGGCCTGCTGGAGGAGCTTCTGTTAGCTGAACTCACTGCTGCGTAGACAACATTTTCAGTCTGAAATACATGGAAATGCAAATGTTTTAGACTTTTTCTGACAGTTTGGACTTACAGACATGACAGATATATTCATTAAGTTAACATCTGTCACTGGACGAGTGTAACTGAGATAcacaatatattatattaaagaaaATGCACCTGATTGCCTTCAGGGGATCCATCGGAGAATCTTGATAGAACTGAAAACAGAGACATGTCTTATCAGTGCTAGTCCCTGCATCATATAACAACAGATATTACCCTTATTTTCCTACAGATATACAGTCAATCAATAGAATGCATCATTTTAAATACCTGTGGGATCTTTTCTCCAACTCTTGAAAAGTGCCCCTGTAAGTAGAAGTGTTGCCATCCCAAGAATGATGTTTGACATGATTAGCGCAATAAAGGTTGCACTCAGTCCAGCTGGTTTGCCTTTATCTCCTttcaagagaagaaaaaacaagctTTTGAACAATCTCTGTAAATGACAACACATGTGAACAGAAATCTTACTTTGACCGATATTGttacagaaaatgtttttccaTCTAACACATATCATTACAACATTTTTGTCAACCAACATCCATCTGAGTTATCACACCCAGACAACTTAAGTTTATGTAATAATATGAAACCATTGAGCGTTGCTCTAGGAGTGGCAACGTCCACCTGTTTAATGGTCAGTTTAagctgaaatatctcaactggTATATGTCCGGTCATCAGACAATGTCGGCAACTGACTTTTGCGCTGTCTCTCTTGGGCCTACCTTTCCAGTAGCGTAACATGAAATGTTTCTTCAACTTAAATGAATTGCCAATTTAGTATAGATGTTCATGTCCCTCTCAGGATGAAGTGTAGTAATATGGTTAATGATCATTACATTTTCATCGTTTCTCATCGTTAAGTCAAAATTTCAGTATGTTCaaaactttggtttatgaccaaatatctgcaaaatgAATGACATTTATCTATTACTTGTGCTAATTAGAAGATGTTAGCATGCTTCCACACTAAGCTTACATAGTTAACATTATAGCCGCTAAACATCAACGTCTTACcattgtcactgtgagcatATTAGCATCCTGACCTAAGAATTCAGAATTCATCtcatagagacacacagagaatcTTAGAGATGCCTTGTTAATTATCAAAGTACCACTTCTTTTCAAATTTAAATCTTGGACTAACATCTTACACTTGTAACTGTTGTTGTCTTACTGTTAATATTAATCTTGGTCCCTTTTCCAAACATTACTTCTCCACATGAAGTCACAGCACAGTAGTAGGTTCCAGCATCATCAGAGCTCAGGTTCCTCATAAGAAGGTGGTACACACAGGTAGCTTCTCCAGAGCCAGTCTCAGTCTTCTGGCAGGAGTTGTTTTTATTCCCAGAGGAGTGAATCATCTCTGGAGCAGAATGATCAGAGTTTTTCAGCCACAGGACATGAGTGTGTTCTGCTGCACAGCGGTCAGTGTGAACAGAACAGCTGAGAGTCACAGAGCGTCCTGGCTGCACTGACACAGACTCTGGCTTCTGGATGACAGAGTCACTGATCATCTTTGCACCTTAAGAAAGAAATCAACTgtgattatttgcattatgtTCACATTCAGCTGAATTTATCACTGCTTCTGTCATAATCAACAGAGAATTAATACCTTTTAGCATCAGAAAGGTTCCTTCTCCAATCATAATGCTGTTTAAGCGCATTGCTCCACAGTAGTATGTGCCAACATCTTCCCACGTTGTTGCAGATATGCTCAGATGATTGCTGGTGTTGTTAAATTTTATAGCATAACGCTGACGAAATTGGTCATCAAATGTTGTCAGATTATAAAAAATATCTGTTGTGGCCACTATCTGTAGTCTCCTAGTAGTCGTCACTTTGTACCATACTCTATGTCTTACAGAACTAGAAATATGACATGTAATAGAAACAGCTTCTCCTAGCgctgctgactggaaagaaacaGGTTGAAGGACGTCCCTTAACTGTGCTTCacctaaaacaaacaaaataaagaggATTGAGTCTCTTTTGTgtgcacataaaacacattcacaagAAGGATTATTGGTTacttacacacagagcagagcaggaaaaCATTTAGCAGGCTCAGCATCAACTTCTCCATCTTCTCCACAAGCACTTGTGACTTGCTGTGATGTGACCAAGTGACTGTGGCAGCAGTGTGAATTCACCATGCAGGACACATCATTGTCACATCTGTCAGGTATCTGATTGGTTCATCGTATTCATTTTGgtgatctgattggctgctgagtAAATCAAATACTTGGGTATCCAGCAAATGtagcaacacacaaaaaaaaccacaTCACATTTTTTGTGGTTAACACGAACGTAGCTTTTCTTagaaactgtttgtttttaggATGTTTGACATCATATATCATCATATGTTAGTTCTCTGCTTTCACATTTGCCCTCAGAGTCTATGTTGTATGTGGTAAACTGTATGTGGACTGTTGTGCGTAATAAAAGATGAATGATGGTAGCACAGTATATACAGcacaagtaaaaaaagaaaaagaaagaaaaaaatacaattatgtGAAAATAGCACAAAGCAAGGTTTTACAAATGagatacaaaaacacaaactaaactTTTTCTTTGCAAAGTAGCTGAAGGATTCAGAAAAGGCTAATATGTGGACCTAAAAGTTTACATCAAAATGATCAAAGAGTCTTCAGACATATTTGTAATAAAGTTAAATTAGGGCTAGATAATGTGTCCAGTTAattcaattcattattttttttctgtttgtgtatgatGTGTAAAATAGCTTTCTACAGATATCAGGCTatgttaaatgatttaaaactggCAGCCTTGGTCAACCTCTCCACTTCATTTGATGCTGGGTGCCTTTATGACAGGGACACTGAATAGTTGCTGTTATTAAAGCTCAGCTCTCAGTAAATATCCAGTTTAAAAGGAAGTGGCAGAGGTGGCATGTAACTCTATCCTTTTCATACTGACATCTACGTTAAGAAAGGACTAGGGTCAATGGCAAAAATTGATCAGAAGAGGCTGAAATATTCTGACTCTTAACTACAGTCAAGCTTCTAAAACACTCCTACACCTctcataatataatgtaatgtagaGAATGTAGAATGTCAGAATGTAACTTTTTCTTAAAAACTATGAAATGATGACCAGTAGATTAAGTgatgaacaaaaaataaaaacatttgattctTCTGCTTATGTTTTTTCAGGTTTTCGACCATTGGTGagacaaaacaattattttagggagaaagagaaaatgaattaacattataaatcagtacTTTTCACTACTGTTTCACACGAgctcttgtgttttttctttattttataattataaatataatattcaccCAACTGGCAGCACAGACAACAAACCAATCTCAGTGTACAGAGGAGAAGACTTGAGAACCACTGATACAGAAACATCCTACTGGAAACCACAGCGAGAAAGAAGACACGAGAGAGACTTACATCTCAACAAACAACGTTCAAAGAATGCTCTGTGATGCCTTGAGCCTTATGTATTGTATATGTGATGTCAAAGATGGAAACACTTTACGTAACCAACCCACCAACACCGCAGAGGTGTGAGTGTACTTCTCATATATTTGGCAGCGAAGAATGCAGTGACGGTGGAAATGGGCGTATGTTTCTCAACTGACATCACTTCAAAGAAACCTTCAGATAGAAGATGTGTTTTGTCCATAGAAGAGTTCAGTTCATTGCAAGGCAAGCTTTCAAAGTATTTGATTGAAAGTGAAATAGTTTTGACAGACGTTTTAGCATTTCATGAGAAGTCCCATCACCCTGATAAAAGGTTGTATTGGTAGACACAATCAAAGTTCAGATGGAACATGTTTAGTTTTGCTGCTTTACACTGGAGTACACACATTCAGTCATTGTGTTGTCCTGCTGTCTTCTTGGTCTGTTGGCCTTGCGATCCCTTATAGCAGCATAATGAAGGTTGTCTGCATCTTGACTTACCTTTTAACAAAATACATAGTGAATCAGTACAATATATAATACAGCACACAAGGCACATGCAAAGATTTGTCATGGTGAAACAAACTTATTCATGTGCTCAAATGAATAATTTGTGCACTAGTCAACATAACATTACGCTAATCAATAGATTCAAACTAGCCACCAAAGCTGACCAACACCTGCAACAAAAGCCTAcaggaatataaaaataaagatgtttaatAGAGCATAGTACTTACCTCTACATTCTGAGCAGAAGTCACTGAATCTGTTTGTGACACACAAAATAAGgagtcatttttattcaaatgaaatgtgCCCCCAATACTTGCTGCGAACCACACAGAATTAAAAGTACCTGTACATTGGCAGTTTCTGCTGATCATGCACACTGTGAGAGCCAATAAAACAACCAGGATGGTGGTGAACGCCAAAGCTCCACTCAAGATATACACCAAGGCAGGAGAGTCCTTCCCATCTGTAGATATTACAGAGAGCTGTTTTCTCATGTATATCTTAATTTTTCAAGTGTAACAGAAGTGACAGGCCCATACACTATGTAcaataaaagggttagggttaggtcatGGTGTCCATGCAGGTCACAAAAAGAGTTTAGTATAAGTAATTGTGACGTCTAAAAACTCATTCTTTAGTTCAAGTGAGGCACTCAGTAGTCTTCCATATGCAATACCTACATACCTATTGGAACAGTTTTTGATTCTCAACCTGTATTCGTCTAGCATTAGTCTTTTTGTATGATTGAGTCACCACAAGAAGTAAACCTTGGTTAACTATGGTAAAGGCATTCAAATGTATATTTGTTGGCAGAGCTGCCAGGATGAAGATACCATCttgattttgttacatttttaagcctcatattagcttcaaccACACTTTGGAAAGCTTATTTTTAACACAACAAAGACTGTGGATATTGTCCTTACAGTGGTGTTACTTCATGGTCGGTATAGAGTTATCATAACAGCAACCATTCAGTATCAAGATAGAAAATCCAAACCTATTCTTTAAGGAGTTCTCACTATTCAACAAATGAGATGACTTTGGCTCGATTGTAACTTACGCTCAACGTCCAACTTGGTCTTGTTTCCAAACAGTATCTGTCCACATGAGGCGACAGCACAGTAGTAGGTCCCATCATGAGAAagattcagactcttcatcggCAAGTTGTagaaacaggtgtgtgtttgtgtgttggtgttcctctcacactgatcattcctgcctccatgtgtgtaaatgagtcctGGATGAGATTCTTCAGAGTATTTGAACCAGTAAACACTGTGTTCTCCATCATCACAGGTcccagtgtgtactgtacagttcagAGTCATAGAGTCTCCTGGCTGGATGCTCTCAGATGCCGACTGATGCACCAAAGCTTGGATGTTCCAACCTGTACCCTTTACGTTGACAGAAATTCCCTCTACAAATTTTAAGACATATAAATTGCTACTTACACAGAAGTAAGTAGCAGAGTCTGAAATGCGCAAATCTGAGATCATCAAGTGATTTTTATCGTCCTGAGTATCCAATGATAAACGTGGATCTTCCTTGAATTCGTCATGAAGATCGCCAATTTTGTTATGCCTATAGAACGTAGTCACAAGCTTTGGTTTTTGTCCCAGAGTTTGTTTAAACCAGTAGAACATCACTGCAACATTATCTCGACCAAAGCATTGCAAAGTCACATGTTCCCCAACATTAGCTGATTTAAAACGTATAGCTGGTTGTAAAGTTGTCATATGAgctgaggaggagatgaagaaaacaaaagaaatgcaTAAGTCATTCAATGCTAATTTGTTGTAATGATCTGTATTGCagaaagcattaaaacatgttacaTGCAATCATATGGTTACACTTTAAAGACAACAACAGGCAAATCACAACTTACCTGTATTCACCAAAAACAGACATGTGAAATACAAAGCAAAGTTTGAAGGAGTCATCGTGCTTCAAATGCTGTGATGAATGAACCGATTCTCTATACATTCTCTGTTCTTCAGTGGGAAGACTGAAACTTCTGATTGGCGTTTGATTGGCCAATCAGAAGTCCTAATTTGGAAAGAGTGTTCAGTGCCCCCTGCCCTTGTTttatcaacaacaaaaatactttttaagcTCTGATTGGCATCACTGAACTGATTTGTGcagtttttttacattatacagTGAAGTGATCACTAGGAGGGTGGCTCAGGGTGTACAGTAAGCATATATGGAATCATTTTCAAGTTAACCCGAATGGTTTTCTTAATTGTTAATAATTTATGTGGATGTTTGTCtgcaataaaactattttaaaccACTGACAGAGTCCTAGATTAGGAAGGTCAGGGAGAATGGAGTCGGTCATTGAAATTATAAATTGAATCCCACAAAGTAATATTTTCAGTTAAACATAGAGACTTCCAGGCTTCTTTGGAGGACATTACATTATAAGATCAATTCTGTTGGACATATCAATAATTGAAACAAATGTAAACAATTTTTCCTTCATCAAAAGGCCCTTCACCAGTAACATCAtcagataaatataaaacagtttAACCCAATCTCTCCTCAATTGACTTCAGATTTACTGGTTTTACATATGATAATGTGGGGATTTTTGAAATATGTGTGGTCAGAACAAGCGGTCAGCAAACACACTTGTAACTCCATCTTAAACACTTAGAGGCATCACATAGTGGCGCAACTGGGTACTACAACAAAACTACAGTATCTTTTCTGACAGTAGCACTGCATGACCCTAGTCTTCTGCATTGTcagttaaaatatttttaatcaattaaatgaTTTACCGAAATGAAGggataactgattaatcattgaCATCTCAAATAGttcaaaatacaaagaaagtAAAGTCAAGTGTTGtacatttcagcaacaaatgAAAGGCTTTAAAGTTACATTCAACATCTTAACTCTGATGAAGAATTCCACTGTCCATCAATGTTACACAACAGGGTTTATTGTGTATGTATGCAAGATTGGACTcaatgaaatgagaaaaaaaaaaaagttaaaaagaacatatcaaaaataaacatgcaatctgtgattaataataaaactttcAAATGTACACACATCTACATGATGTTCATGATGTCATACTGACTGAACCAATGATAGAAAAACCTTGCAAAGAGCCCATGCTGATTTGTCCACAGATGACTGTTGATGGCATTATGCAATACTTATTCTTGTTCTGTCTGTGTGAATTCCCCGAAGGCACTGCTTTATTTCCTACTGCTTACTGAACATGGAGACAATATAATTGCTGAATAGTTCCATACCTTATAATGCATATGAGTGAAGTAAAATAGTAAGTGTATGGTATTGACCTTATTGACCAGACAGTGTAAGGTCATGCTCAATAAGACGAAGCTTCACTCTGAGGATAAAATCAGTTTACATAAGATAATCCTGTACTCTCTTACTTCTCTCTACACTTTAACAATGTTAACCATTCAGTCCTTTTGTGTACACAGCATGTTATCTGCATTTGAGACATGACCTTCAGTTCAGCTAGTTGCATTTCAAAATACCTTTCTGCTCTCACCCTCTGTCTTAGCTTGTAGGCGCTGTGGCTTGGAGGCCACAGGCCAGTCTTCCTGTGTTCGAGCTAGGAGTTATGTTTCCACCAGCGGAAACCTGCTAACAGTTATTCACACCTTATTCACCACGCGAGTCAAAACAAGACTGAAATGCTGAGAGCTGGCTAGTTCGAAAGTAGCACCCTACGCTTATGTTTCTGGTCAGAAGAAGGTATTAATAGATCAGTGGGGATTTTTCAGCACGCTTTGTGTACCGTGTTTGTTTCTAATGCTGTACATCACAGCTTCCTTTAACACAGTGTAGTTTGCCATTGGTTAGTTTGCATTGTACTTTGTCTGTCACTCACTTTTTGCAAAGCTTACAGCTTCTAgtggaaacaaagagagaaactgTGTACTGAatgcttattattattctttttttgtggacaaGCATTGTGACTCTATCACTAACTTCTCACATTACTTGTATATGGTAACATTATCTAAAAATGTTAATCATGCATGACCACAAACTGTTGTCCTGCTGTTGTAatcattaacttttatttagttttgccTGCTGCTGAACATGAAAGGGCCAGAGTGACTTTTGATAGGATGAGTATTTATTGGAACTACTTTATACCAAATAAATAGTACCCATGACAACTACTCATAGCATGATCCATGGATTGTTAAACTGATTTTGGTGATTGCATTCTTCTCCAAGCAAGTAAATGAAAGCACACGTTTTGAACTACAGTGATGACTGATTTCATGTATTGCTGTATGCAGGTGTGAAAATTCTTAACGAAACACACGCACAAGCTGTGGTCTCAGTGTAGCAGCTAGTTGGTATACTTGTGTGAAGCTTGTCTGTGGCCTTAATGAAGCAGTCACTGGAGTCATGCAAGACCCAAGTACTAATAACTGCACCAAGGCTGCAGCCAACACTTACACTGGAAGGTTAacacttttcattatttattagtctgatgattattttctctaGATTAATTATGTAAGAAATAATGGAAATATCTGTTGTAATCAACTGCTTTATTTTGTCCAATCAAgaatccaaaatccaaagatatgtATGTACAATCCTTATATTTTAGAAGAGGCCGCAACCAAGGAGGGTTTTCCtttgaaaattgaaaatcaattaatcaataatcagaaAAGCTATTAATTAATTCTGTTGAATGATTCATCAAGTAATTGTTTCTGCACTGAACTTAGATCATATGAGTCCAATACAAGGTGAAACACAATTTTCCAGCTTTGCCAGAACACAACTGGCACCAACACTCAGCAACAATCATCCCAACTGAGCTGACAACCAACCTGGCAGTTTAGCTTCCAGTCTGGCCTCATGGGTTTCTCAGTGATTGGATTACAGGAAAATGGCCCAGTCAAAGACAAATGAGTAATCACACACATCATGTTATTGTTATTGAACAATCTTAACAGCTTAAGCAAAGTGTAATGGCCCACTACCTGGCCTTGAAATGATTAGATAATTAATGTATTGAtgatttttgtcattgtttgcttttttgctAATTGAATAATGCGGGGTTATGGATCAAGGCCATTGAAGATGCCACCTTTTCCACTTTTTGTTTTACAATATCTGACATTTACAACCaataaatagagaaaataatctgcagattaatctATAATTGAAATAATCAtttgttgc from Scomber japonicus isolate fScoJap1 chromosome 22, fScoJap1.pri, whole genome shotgun sequence harbors:
- the LOC128383410 gene encoding immunoglobulin kappa light chain-like, encoding MEKLMLSLLNVFLLCSVCEAQLRDVLQPVSFQSAALGEAVSITCHISSSVRHRVWYKVTTTRRLQIVATTDIFYNLTTFDDQFRQRYAIKFNNTSNHLSISATTWEDVGTYYCGAMRLNSIMIGEGTFLMLKGAKMISDSVIQKPESVSVQPGRSVTLSCSVHTDRCAAEHTHVLWLKNSDHSAPEMIHSSGNKNNSCQKTETGSGEATCVYHLLMRNLSSDDAGTYYCAVTSCGEVMFGKGTKININRDKGKPAGLSATFIALIMSNIILGMATLLLTGALFKSWRKDPTVLSRFSDGSPEGNQTENVVYAAVSSANRSSSSRPAPVEHNEDSVVYSDVTYCQKHVQI
- the LOC128383411 gene encoding uncharacterized protein LOC128383411 → MTPSNFALYFTCLFLVNTAHMTTLQPAIRFKSANVGEHVTLQCFGRDNVAVMFYWFKQTLGQKPKLVTTFYRHNKIGDLHDEFKEDPRLSLDTQDDKNHLMISDLRISDSATYFCVSSNLYVLKFVEGISVNVKGTGWNIQALVHQSASESIQPGDSMTLNCTVHTGTCDDGEHSVYWFKYSEESHPGLIYTHGGRNDQCERNTNTQTHTCFYNLPMKSLNLSHDGTYYCAVASCGQILFGNKTKLDVEHGKDSPALVYILSGALAFTTILVVLLALTVCMISRNCQCTDSVTSAQNVEVSQDADNLHYAAIRDRKANRPRRQQDNTMTECVYSSVKQQN